One part of the Moraxella sp. FZFQ2102 genome encodes these proteins:
- the nuoI gene encoding NADH-quinone oxidoreductase subunit NuoI: MFTTLKDTAVGIISIVRSLWMVNSHALRPRDTILYPEQPVPVPPRFRGRIILTRDPDGDERCVACNLCAVACPVGCISLQKAEREDGRWYPEFFRINFSRCVFCGMCEEACPTTAIQLTPDFELGEYNRQNLVYEKEHLLISGPGKYPDYNYYRVTGMATEKQPKGSHQNEATPIDVRSLLP; encoded by the coding sequence ATGTTTACAACTCTAAAAGATACGGCAGTTGGCATCATCAGTATCGTCCGCTCATTGTGGATGGTCAATAGCCATGCCTTGCGTCCGCGTGATACGATTTTATATCCAGAACAACCCGTGCCAGTGCCGCCGCGTTTTCGTGGTCGCATTATTCTGACGCGTGATCCTGATGGTGATGAACGCTGCGTGGCGTGTAACTTATGTGCTGTGGCGTGTCCTGTGGGCTGTATCAGCCTACAAAAAGCCGAGCGTGAAGATGGTCGCTGGTATCCAGAATTTTTCCGTATTAATTTCTCGCGCTGCGTATTTTGTGGTATGTGCGAAGAAGCTTGCCCAACGACAGCGATTCAGCTGACCCCTGATTTTGAATTGGGTGAGTACAATCGCCAAAACTTGGTCTATGAAAAAGAGCATCTGCTGATCTCAGGACCAGGCAAATATCCTGATTATAACTATTACCGTGTCACTGGCATGGCGACCGAAAAACAACCAAAAGGCTCGCACCAAAACGAAGCGACACCGATTGATGTGCGGAGTTTGTTACCATGA
- the nuoJ gene encoding NADH-quinone oxidoreductase subunit J has translation MMTILSDILSNANLVGFYALAAVAIYASFRVVTHANPVHAILSMIVSLLAVAGIFFILGAPFAGVLEVIVYAGAILVLFVFVIMMLNLGTDVSEEKSWLTSNAWATPVGLTLIIAAVLVGIISASPNGAQMLSAQTVDAKAVGTSLFTQYVLLVEVAAFLLLGALVAAYHLGKKALDDENFSHYQDTEAGANAPNHQPDGPVFTQHNNNKGGL, from the coding sequence ATGATGACGATTTTATCTGATATTTTAAGCAATGCCAATTTGGTGGGTTTTTATGCCTTGGCAGCGGTGGCGATTTATGCCAGTTTCCGTGTAGTAACGCACGCCAATCCAGTACACGCCATCTTGTCGATGATTGTATCACTATTGGCAGTGGCAGGGATTTTCTTTATTTTGGGTGCGCCGTTTGCAGGTGTCTTGGAAGTCATCGTATATGCCGGTGCGATTTTGGTGCTGTTCGTCTTTGTGATCATGATGCTAAATCTTGGCACGGATGTCAGTGAAGAAAAATCATGGCTGACATCGAATGCGTGGGCGACACCAGTAGGCTTAACATTGATCATCGCTGCGGTATTGGTTGGTATCATCAGTGCGTCACCAAATGGCGCTCAGATGCTAAGCGCCCAAACAGTAGATGCCAAAGCGGTGGGTACAAGCCTATTTACCCAGTATGTGCTACTGGTGGAAGTGGCAGCATTCTTATTATTGGGTGCGTTGGTCGCAGCATATCACTTGGGCAAAAAAGCCTTGGATGATGAGAACTTCAGTCATTATCAAGACACTGAAGCAGGCGCAAATGCACCGAACCATCAGCCAGATGGACCAGTTTTTACACAACATAATAATAACAAAGGGGGTCTGTAA
- the nuoK gene encoding NADH-quinone oxidoreductase subunit NuoK, producing MLCAILFAIGLVGVMARRNVLFMLMSLEIMMNSTALAFVIGGNIWGSPDGQVMFIFVLTLAAAEAAIGLAILLQFYHRFRNLDVNQASRLKG from the coding sequence ATGTTGTGCGCGATTTTATTCGCCATCGGTCTGGTTGGCGTGATGGCGCGCCGCAATGTGCTGTTTATGCTGATGAGCCTTGAGATCATGATGAACTCGACCGCGTTGGCTTTCGTTATTGGCGGTAATATTTGGGGCAGTCCTGATGGGCAGGTGATGTTTATTTTTGTCCTGACTTTGGCAGCTGCTGAAGCTGCTATTGGTTTGGCTATTTTGTTGCAATTTTATCATCGATTCCGCAATCTTGATGTGAATCAAGCTAGCAGATTGAAGGGGTAA
- the nuoL gene encoding NADH-quinone oxidoreductase subunit L gives MSMLAWTFICPLIGFLILASLRDRLSEMMATIIGVGSMALSAIAALMASMEYLNNYNGQAINVPLWTWLKVGEFAPAFGLHFDGLTLTMTGIITGIGFLIHLFASWYMKGEEGFARFFSYLNLFVASMLLLVQADNLLLLYLGWEGVGICSYLLIGFYYTERANGRAAIKAFTVTRVGDVFLAIGLFLLFREFGTLTISEIITKAPEVFTLNNPTMILTTMMLVGGAWGKSAQIPLHTWLADAMAGPTPVSALIHAATMVTAGVYLIARMHPLFILTPEVLLYWVGGVGAISMLVAGFCALAQTDIKRILAYSTMSQLGYMFIALGVGAWQVAIFHLMTHAFFKALLFLSSGAVILSVHHEQNIFKMGGLYKKIPLVFACFVVGGGALVALPWITVGFYSKEAILWEAYAGGYQTLFWAGVFGAFLTSIYTFRMIWITFFGEEKTHAHKLSGISYWLPLVVLLVLSTGIGAMIVPPLADVLPLGPGAALEAAGEAHAKHTAELIATGFMAAGLILAVLLYAVNKGRLVDGFKKTAIGGALYHWCYHGLGFDALYDIVFVKPFLAITKGLKADPVDKLIGIFPALASVGNKITAKTQTGLLRTHMAGFGFGLVIILILAMMMVV, from the coding sequence ATGAGTATGTTAGCATGGACTTTTATTTGCCCACTGATTGGTTTTTTGATCTTGGCAAGTTTGCGAGATCGCCTATCTGAGATGATGGCAACCATCATCGGTGTGGGTTCGATGGCATTGTCAGCAATTGCGGCATTGATGGCATCGATGGAGTATTTGAATAATTATAATGGTCAAGCAATCAATGTGCCGTTGTGGACATGGCTGAAAGTGGGTGAGTTTGCCCCTGCTTTTGGTTTGCATTTTGATGGTTTGACCTTGACCATGACAGGGATTATCACTGGCATTGGTTTTTTGATTCATCTATTCGCTTCATGGTATATGAAGGGTGAAGAAGGTTTTGCACGCTTTTTTAGCTATCTGAACCTATTTGTGGCAAGTATGCTGCTTTTGGTACAAGCGGATAACTTATTGCTACTTTACCTAGGTTGGGAAGGTGTCGGTATCTGCTCGTATCTATTGATCGGCTTTTATTATACCGAGCGTGCTAATGGTCGTGCAGCGATCAAGGCATTTACTGTGACGCGTGTCGGTGATGTGTTCCTGGCAATTGGTCTGTTCTTATTGTTCCGTGAATTTGGCACTTTGACCATTTCTGAGATCATTACCAAAGCACCTGAAGTATTTACGCTCAATAACCCAACGATGATTTTGACCACCATGATGTTGGTTGGTGGCGCTTGGGGTAAGTCAGCGCAGATTCCGCTACACACTTGGCTGGCTGATGCGATGGCAGGTCCGACACCTGTCTCAGCACTGATCCACGCAGCGACAATGGTTACAGCTGGCGTGTATCTGATCGCGCGTATGCATCCGCTATTTATCCTGACGCCTGAAGTACTGCTGTACTGGGTTGGTGGTGTTGGCGCAATCTCAATGTTGGTGGCGGGTTTTTGTGCCTTGGCGCAGACCGATATCAAGCGTATCTTGGCATACTCCACCATGAGTCAGCTTGGTTATATGTTCATCGCACTGGGCGTGGGCGCATGGCAAGTGGCGATTTTCCACTTGATGACGCACGCATTCTTTAAGGCATTGCTATTTTTGTCATCGGGTGCGGTGATCTTGTCAGTACATCATGAGCAAAACATCTTTAAAATGGGTGGTCTGTATAAGAAAATCCCATTAGTGTTCGCTTGCTTTGTTGTCGGTGGTGGTGCGCTGGTTGCGCTGCCTTGGATTACCGTGGGCTTTTATTCTAAAGAAGCGATTCTTTGGGAAGCGTACGCTGGCGGTTACCAAACGCTGTTTTGGGCGGGTGTCTTTGGTGCATTCTTAACATCAATCTATACTTTCCGTATGATTTGGATCACTTTCTTTGGTGAAGAAAAAACCCACGCACACAAGCTATCGGGCATCTCATACTGGCTGCCATTGGTGGTGTTGCTTGTGCTATCGACTGGTATCGGTGCAATGATCGTACCGCCATTGGCTGATGTCTTGCCATTGGGTCCAGGTGCGGCACTTGAAGCTGCAGGTGAAGCACACGCCAAGCACACGGCTGAACTGATTGCTACTGGCTTTATGGCGGCAGGCTTGATTTTGGCGGTGCTATTGTATGCAGTGAATAAAGGTCGCTTGGTTGATGGCTTTAAAAAGACTGCCATCGGTGGCGCGCTGTATCACTGGTGCTATCACGGTTTGGGCTTTGATGCTTTGTATGACATTGTATTTGTCAAGCCGTTCTTGGCAATCACCAAAGGGCTAAAAGCCGATCCTGTCGATAAGCTGATCGGTATTTTCCCGGCATTGGCATCTGTGGGCAACAAAATCACTGCAAAAACCCAAACAGGGCTATTGCGCACCCACATGGCAGGCTTTGGTTTTGGCTTAGTAATTATT